TCCAGGACGGCGTCGACTTCGGTTTCGTTGCGCACGTTGTGCGCCAGGGCAAAACTTGGGACGCCCGGCGTCGCGGCAGGCAGACCGGTGTCGTGCGCCAGGTCTTCCCGCCCCCAGAGCGCCAGCTTCAGGCCGGGCTGCATATCGAAGAACGCCACCGCGCCGTGCTCGAACTCCACGCCGACGATGCCTTCGGTCGCCAGACCCATGCCGTCACGGTAGAAATGCACCGCGCGTTCCAAGTCGGAGACGCCCAGCGTAATGAAAGAAATGCGGGATTCCATTTTGACTCCTCCTTGGTGTGGACGCGCGCCGTTCAAGCGGGCTGCCATGACGGAGTGGGAGAGATGGCCGACGGCGGCCTTCGGCGTTGCCGCTTCAGGAAAAAAACAGGGACTGCAGATCCACCCGGCCTGCAGGCTCCGGTTCTTCGAGCGCGAGCGTCGCCTCGATATGCTGCAAATGATGCCGCATCAATGCCGCCGCCTGGGCGCCGTCGCCCGCCTCGATCGCATCGATCATCGTTTCGTGTTCGTGATAAGGGCAAGCCGGCGTATTGGGCTTGTCATACAGGGTAATGACGAGACAGGTCTGCGCGCAAAGCTCGCGCAGCGTCCGCGTCAGGATCCGGTTGCCGGTCAACTCGGCCATCAGCATGTGGAAAGCGCCCGATAACCGGATGATGGCGGCGCGGTCGCCCGCCGCCCGCGCCGCGGCTTCCTGACGCACGTGCGCCCGCAAGCGCGCGATATGCGACGCCTTGGGCCCCCGGGCGAGAAGATCCGCCATCGAGGGTTCGATCAGCTGGCGCATGGCGAATACCTCGCGCGCCTCCTCCACTGTCGGCTTGGCGATGAAGGCGCCGCGATTGGGTATCAGCGTGACCAGGTTCTCGTGCGCCAGCCGGGCCAATACCTGGCGTATGCGTCCACGCGTGCTGCCCGTGACTTCGGCAAGATGGTCCTCGACCAGGCGCGTTCCAGGCAGCAAACGATGTTCGAACACGGCCTGCTGCAGGCGGCGGTAGATATCCTCGTTCGCCAGTATGGGCGCCGGGGCGGCCGGCTTGGCGCTGGCGGCGCCTCGCGCGCCCTTTTCGTTCGGAATGGCCATAGGGAAGTGGTGTCAGGCGGAGGGCGGTGAAACGGCGCAGAACGAGGGGCGTTCATTGACGGCCCGTTCCGCAGCGACATTCTAGATTGCGCACAATATCGATGGGAAGAGGCGACGATCTGTTCACGCGCCGGAGCCATCGCCGCACGTGCGCCTGCCGCATCGCTTGCGCCCCCGCACCGCCTTTTGCACCCGCCGGGTGCATCCCGGCCCACCTTGGCGCAACCCACCTCGCCCTCGCGGATGGCGATCGATCGGAAAAACGCCGGCTCCCACTGCCGCAACAAAGCAGGAACAGATTGCGCACAATCCACCAGAAAATTGGCACAGCTATTGCTTTGACACAAGACATCGCAGCCGCATCGGCCAGCGACCGGACCGCCCCCCTTCATTACAGGAGCTTTCCCATGTCTTTCCTCAAAGCGGTGGCAGCCATCGCCATGGTGACCTTGGCCGGGTCCTACGGCCCCGCCCGCGCCGCCGACCCCGAGATCAAGCTGGGCTTCGCCAAATGCGCGCATTGCGTTCCGATGGGACTGACGCCGCAACTGGCCAAGGGCGTCGCCATCGACGCCACGGCCTTCACTTCCGGGAACGACGTGTTGACTGCCCTCGTTTCCAAAAGCGTGGACATCGCCCAGGTCACGTACCTGCACTTCGTGACCGCGCTGGACAAAGGCTTTGATATCGTCGCCATCTCCGGGGAGGTCAATGGCGGTTCGGAGCTGTTGAGCGCGCCGGCCCTCGGCCTGAAGGCGGACGACTGGGACGGGCTGAAGAAGCTGGTCGCGGCGCGCAAGCAGGCGGGTACGCCCCTGCGCGTGGCCGCCTCGCGCGGCAACGCACAGGACCTGCACATGCGCGGTGTATTGGCGACGCACGGCATCAACCCGGACAAGGACGTGCAGTTCATCAACATCCCGAACCCCGCGGACCATGCCGCGGCCCTGCAGCGCAACGAAGTGGATCTCGTGTCCACGGTGGAACCCTTTGCTTCACAGATCCGCATGAACGGCGCCGGCAAGCACTTCGACTTCCCCTACGACCAGGCGGCCGGCAAGCTGACCAACCTGATCGTCACACGGTCGGATGTGATCAGGGCCAAGCCGCAGGCGGTGCAGTCCACCGTCGATGCCGTGGTGGCGCTGGTCGGCAAACTGAAAACCGACCAGGGAATGTGGGTCGGCGCGATAGCCAAATACACCGCCCTCGATCCCAGGATTGCCGCCGCCGCGCTGGACAACGCGTATCCGGACTACGCCATGTACCAGAAGCAGACGCTCGCGATCGCCAGGATGATGAAGGACCTGCACTACGTGTCCACGGACGTCAGCGCGCAAATCCCGTCGCACATGGATTACAGCTTCCTGGCCAGGTCCACGGGCAAGACCCCGGCCGATCTGGGTCAGTAAGGCGGCGGAGCGACACATCATGCACCTGTTGCGTCATAAGGAGCGGCTCGCGGTACCGCTCATCGTCCTGCTCGCCTGGGAGGCATTTTCCCGATCCGGCTGGATTCCGCCGGCATTGCTGCCCGCACCTTCCCGGGTCATCCTGACCTGGGCCGACTGGATTTTCGGCACCGACGGCAGCACGCAGTCCTACAGCGGCGAATGGCTCAATGCGGCCGTCGCCAGTCTGCTGCGCGTCCTGGCGGGATATGCCATCGCGGCCGCCAGCGGCATCCTGCTGGGAATCGCCATCGGCTGGTGGCGCTGGGTAGAGAAGACGGTCGAGCCCACCATCCAGGTACTGCGGCCGATACCGCCGGTGTCATGGATTCCGCTGGCCATCATATGGTTTGGCATCGCCAACAAGCCCGCGATTTTCCTGGTGTTTCTCGGCGCGTTCTTCCCCATTTTGATGAACACCATCCATGGCGTGAAAAACGTGGACCGCAACCTTATCCGGGCCGCGGCAATGATGGATGCCACGCAATGGCAACTGCTGCGCCACGTAGTGATGCCGGCGGCGCTGCCGAGCATTTTCTCGGGGCTGCGCATCGCCATCGGTTCGGCATGGATGCTCACCGTCACCGCGGAGATGGTTGCCGTCAAGAGCGGCCTGGGCTACTCCTTGTGGGACTCGTATTACTTCCTGCGCTATGACCTCGTCATTGCGGCCATGGTCAGCATCGGTCTGCTGGGCTTCCTTTCCGACCTTCTGTTGAAACACATCATGAATGGCGCTTTGCATTGGCAGCGCGCCTCCACGCTGCAAGGCAATCAACACGCCGCCAGGAGTCCGCGATGAGCCATGTCGTTTTCGAAGGTATCGGCAAAACCTTTTACGACGCCCGCCGCAACACGGAACTGCTCACCCTGCAGGACGTGTCGCTCAGCGTGGGCGAACACGAGCTGCTTTGCCTGCTGGGACCATCGGGGTGCGGCAAGTCCACGCTGTTGAACATGCTTGCCGGTTTCGAGCAGCCGACCACCGGCCGGGTGACGGTGCAAGGCAAGCCGGTGACGCGGCCCGGTGCGGACCGCGGCATGGTGTTCCAGCAGGCGACCCTGATGCCCTGGCTGCCCGTCTGGGACAACGTGGCCTTTCCTTACCGGCTGCGCGGCATGCCCAAGGCGCAGCGGCGACGGCTTGCGCAACCCTACATCGATCTGGTGGGACTGACCGGCTTCGAGGACCACTACCCTTCCGAACTGTCGGGCGGCATGAGCCAGCGGGTCGGCATCGCTCGCGCGCTCCTGCTGAACCCGGGCGTGATTCTGATGGACGAGCCCTTTGCTGCGTTGGACGCGCAGACCAAGGCCGATATCCAGGAAGAGCTGGTCGCAATCTGGCAGAAGTCCCGATCGACCATCGTGTTCGTCACCCATAGCGTGGAAGAGGCCCTGATCCTCGGCACGCAGGTCGCCGTCATGACGCATCGCCCCGGCCGGATCCGCGAGCTTATTCCCATCGACCTGCCGCGGCCTCGCGACACCACCTCCGCCCTGTTCAACGAGATCAAGCGCCACGTGCTGTCCCTGATCCGCGAAGAGGCCGCGTTGGCGCGCGCCGCCTGACCCGCCCTGTCTCCTTCCCGGGCATGCCGGCGCGGCGCCGGCATGCCGTCCTATCTTGCTGGAATGCATCCATGACCGTGAACCGCCTGTTGTTGGGCATGCTGACCCCGTCATCGAATACCGCACTGGAACCCGTCACCAGCGCCATGCTTTCCGGGCTGCCCGAGGCCACCGCGCATTTCGGCCGTTTCCCCGTCACCGAGATCGCGCTGTCGGAACGGGCGCTGGCGCAGTTCGACGACGCCCCCATCCTGCAGGCCGCGACGCTTCTGGCGCACGCCAGGATGTCCGTGATCTGTTGGAACGGTACCTCTTCCGGCTGGCTGGGCTTCGACGCCGACCGCGAGCTTTGCCGCCGCATCGAGTCGGCCACCGGCATTGCAGCCTGCACGTCTGTCCTGGCCCTGAATGAAATCTTCGAACGTCGAAGCGTACGAAACTTTGCGCTCGTCACGCCCTACACCGACGACGTCCAGGCGCGAATCCTCAACAACTATCTCGATGCCGGGTACACGTGCGTGGCCGAACGGCATTTGGGCAGGCGCGACAACTTTTCGTTCTCCGAGGTCGATGCCGACACGTTGCGCGGCATGGTGCGCGAGGTGGCGAAATCCGGACCGGACGCGATTTCCATCTTCTGCACGAATCTGCACGGCGCACCCCTGGTGGAAGAATTGGAGCGCGAGGTCGGCATTCCCATCTACGACACCATTGCCACCGCCGTGTGGAAGTCGCTGCGCCTGGCCGGCGCAGACACGCGCCGCGTTCAGGGCTGGGGGTCGCTGTTCCGGGAGGTCCTATGAGCGACGCGCCCGCATCCGGCAACAAGCCATACGACCTCGTGGTGCGCCATGCTCGGGTGGCGACTGCCAGCGACGTGTTCGAGACGGACATCGGGATACGCGACGGACGTATCGCCGCGCTTGCGCGGGACCTGCCGCCGGGCGCCGAGGAAATCGACGCGGCCGGCCGCTGGGTATTGCCCGGCGGCGTGGATGCGCACTGCCATCTCGCGCAGAAAACCGGCGACAACTCCGTGATGGCAGATGACTTCCTGTCCGGGACCCGCTCGGCGGCCTGCGGCGGCACCACGACGGTGATCCCCTTCGCGGCGCAACTGAAGGGCGAGTCGCTTGCGCAGGCCGTGCGCGACTATCACGCCGTCGCCGACGGCAAGGCCTGCATCGATTACGCCTTCCACATGATCGTGTCCGATGCGACAGCGCAGGTCACGCAGGAAGAACTGCCGGCACTGATCGGCCAGGGCTACACGTCTTTCAAGATCTACATGACCTATGACGATCTCAAGCTGAACGACCGGCAAATCCTCGATGTCCTCGATACCGCGCGCCGGCACGGCGCCATGACGATGGTTCACGCCGAAAGCAGCGACTGCATCGCCTGGCTGGCCGATCGCATGCTGGCCGAAGGCTTGCAGGCGCCGCCCTACCATGCGTTATCGCGCCCTCCGGTCGTGGAGCGTGAAGCGACGCATCGCGCGATTTCGCTGGCGGAGCTGCTGGATACGCCCATCCTGATCGTGCATGTATCGGGGCCGGAGGCCATCGAACAGATACGCTGGGCGCAGACGCGCGGCCTGAAAATCTATGCCGAAACCTGCCCCCAGTACCTGTTCCTGACCGCAGCCGACCTGGGCGGCGACGCCTTGCACGGCGCCAAGTGCATCTGCAGCCCGCCGCCGCGCGACGCCGCTGCGCACGAGGCCGTCTGGAATGCGCTGGCCAACGGCACTTTCCAGGTGTTTTCTTCGGACCATGCCCCCTTCCGCTTCGACGGCGAAGGCGGCAAGAAGCCGCAAGGCGACGATACGCCCTTCAACCATGTTCCGAACGGCATCCCCGGACTGGAAACGCGGCTAGCGCTGCTGTTTTCCGAAGGCGTGCTGGAAGGCCGTCTGGATATCAACACCTTCGTCGCCCTGACGGCGACACAGCCCGCGAAGCTTTACGGCCTTGCGCCACGCAAGGGCACCATCGCCATTGGCGCGGACGCCGATATCGTCGTCTGGGACACCGGCCTGCCTCGCGTGGTGCGCAATGCGGACCTGCATCACAACGTGGATTACACCCCGTACGAGGGACGAACCGTCCGCGCGTGGCCCGGCATCACGCTCAGCCGGGGCCGCGTGGTCTATCGTGACGGAGAGTTCGTCGGGGAAGCCGGCCATGGGCGGTTCCTGCCCTGCGAGCGGCCG
The sequence above is a segment of the Bordetella genomosp. 9 genome. Coding sequences within it:
- a CDS encoding VOC family protein — translated: MESRISFITLGVSDLERAVHFYRDGMGLATEGIVGVEFEHGAVAFFDMQPGLKLALWGREDLAHDTGLPAATPGVPSFALAHNVRNETEVDAVLEQARQAGGQVVKPAGKTFWGGYAGYFQDPDGYLWEVAWNPALPLAG
- a CDS encoding GntR family transcriptional regulator; this translates as MAIPNEKGARGAASAKPAAPAPILANEDIYRRLQQAVFEHRLLPGTRLVEDHLAEVTGSTRGRIRQVLARLAHENLVTLIPNRGAFIAKPTVEEAREVFAMRQLIEPSMADLLARGPKASHIARLRAHVRQEAAARAAGDRAAIIRLSGAFHMLMAELTGNRILTRTLRELCAQTCLVITLYDKPNTPACPYHEHETMIDAIEAGDGAQAAALMRHHLQHIEATLALEEPEPAGRVDLQSLFFS
- a CDS encoding ABC transporter substrate-binding protein — encoded protein: MSFLKAVAAIAMVTLAGSYGPARAADPEIKLGFAKCAHCVPMGLTPQLAKGVAIDATAFTSGNDVLTALVSKSVDIAQVTYLHFVTALDKGFDIVAISGEVNGGSELLSAPALGLKADDWDGLKKLVAARKQAGTPLRVAASRGNAQDLHMRGVLATHGINPDKDVQFINIPNPADHAAALQRNEVDLVSTVEPFASQIRMNGAGKHFDFPYDQAAGKLTNLIVTRSDVIRAKPQAVQSTVDAVVALVGKLKTDQGMWVGAIAKYTALDPRIAAAALDNAYPDYAMYQKQTLAIARMMKDLHYVSTDVSAQIPSHMDYSFLARSTGKTPADLGQ
- a CDS encoding ABC transporter permease; protein product: MHLLRHKERLAVPLIVLLAWEAFSRSGWIPPALLPAPSRVILTWADWIFGTDGSTQSYSGEWLNAAVASLLRVLAGYAIAAASGILLGIAIGWWRWVEKTVEPTIQVLRPIPPVSWIPLAIIWFGIANKPAIFLVFLGAFFPILMNTIHGVKNVDRNLIRAAAMMDATQWQLLRHVVMPAALPSIFSGLRIAIGSAWMLTVTAEMVAVKSGLGYSLWDSYYFLRYDLVIAAMVSIGLLGFLSDLLLKHIMNGALHWQRASTLQGNQHAARSPR
- a CDS encoding ABC transporter ATP-binding protein — encoded protein: MSHVVFEGIGKTFYDARRNTELLTLQDVSLSVGEHELLCLLGPSGCGKSTLLNMLAGFEQPTTGRVTVQGKPVTRPGADRGMVFQQATLMPWLPVWDNVAFPYRLRGMPKAQRRRLAQPYIDLVGLTGFEDHYPSELSGGMSQRVGIARALLLNPGVILMDEPFAALDAQTKADIQEELVAIWQKSRSTIVFVTHSVEEALILGTQVAVMTHRPGRIRELIPIDLPRPRDTTSALFNEIKRHVLSLIREEAALARAA
- a CDS encoding maleate cis-trans isomerase family protein, with protein sequence MTVNRLLLGMLTPSSNTALEPVTSAMLSGLPEATAHFGRFPVTEIALSERALAQFDDAPILQAATLLAHARMSVICWNGTSSGWLGFDADRELCRRIESATGIAACTSVLALNEIFERRSVRNFALVTPYTDDVQARILNNYLDAGYTCVAERHLGRRDNFSFSEVDADTLRGMVREVAKSGPDAISIFCTNLHGAPLVEELEREVGIPIYDTIATAVWKSLRLAGADTRRVQGWGSLFREVL
- the hydA gene encoding dihydropyrimidinase, translating into MSDAPASGNKPYDLVVRHARVATASDVFETDIGIRDGRIAALARDLPPGAEEIDAAGRWVLPGGVDAHCHLAQKTGDNSVMADDFLSGTRSAACGGTTTVIPFAAQLKGESLAQAVRDYHAVADGKACIDYAFHMIVSDATAQVTQEELPALIGQGYTSFKIYMTYDDLKLNDRQILDVLDTARRHGAMTMVHAESSDCIAWLADRMLAEGLQAPPYHALSRPPVVEREATHRAISLAELLDTPILIVHVSGPEAIEQIRWAQTRGLKIYAETCPQYLFLTAADLGGDALHGAKCICSPPPRDAAAHEAVWNALANGTFQVFSSDHAPFRFDGEGGKKPQGDDTPFNHVPNGIPGLETRLALLFSEGVLEGRLDINTFVALTATQPAKLYGLAPRKGTIAIGADADIVVWDTGLPRVVRNADLHHNVDYTPYEGRTVRAWPGITLSRGRVVYRDGEFVGEAGHGRFLPCERPLAARPRPARHRRAPWLDVLSRVAPDTANDGATP